The genomic window GAGGGCCTGGAGTCCGCCAACGCGTACTCCACGCTGTCGCTGGACGCCTCCGAGCAGAACGACGAGGACTCCGTCGCCGTCGTCGACACCCTCGGCGTCGACGACGAGGCGCTCGAGGGCGTGGAGTACCGCGAGTCGCTCAAGCCGATGCTCGAGCGGCTGCCGGCGCGCGAGCAGAAGATCCTGCTGCTGCGCTTTTTCCGCGGCATGACCCAGTCCGAGATCGCGGCCGAGGTCGGCATCTCGCAGATGCACGTCTCGCGCCTGCTGGCGCGCACCCTCGCGCAGCTGCGCGAGGGCCTGCTCACCGAGGACTGAGCAGGCGGGCCTCAGGACGACGCGGCGCCGCCGCTGGTGCCGTCGTCGGCCTGCGGCTCCACCAGCAGCCCTCCGGCCTGCGGCGCCAGCGCGAGCACCAGCCCGGTCGCGCTGACGAGGAGCAGCGGCACCCCGACGGCGGGGATGCCCCACGACGTGGTCTGCCACCCCATGAGCAGGCCGATGAGCTGGGAGAGCACGGCCAGCGCCCGGGCCCAGCGCCGCCGGCGGAGCGCCGCGCGGGCAGCGGCGAGCAGCGCCCCGCCGTACAGCGCGAACAGCGCGGCGAGCACGGCGAACAGCACCGAGGCCCGGGCGTCCTGGTCGCCGAGGTGGAGCAGGACGTAGCCCAGCTCGCCGACGGCGAGGACGACCAGCGCCGCGCCCTCGAGCCCGACGCACGCGGCGAGGACGACCAGCGGCACGGGCGCGGGCACCGGCTTCGGCGCGGACGGGTCGGGCACGCCCCCGATCCAACCAGCAGCGCCGCCACCCGGCACGGCGGCTCCGCGCCCGCGCGCCGGCTGCTCGGCCTACAGTGTGGCGGTGCGCGCGCTCCTGGTGGCCAACCCCAAGGCCACGTCGATGACGCCGGGCACGCAGGACGTCATCGCCCGTGCCCTCGGCTCCGACCTCAAGGTCGAGGTGGTCTCCACGCGGCACCGCGGCCACGCCGCCGAGCTCGCGAGCGAGGCCCGCGCCGACGGGCTCGACCTCGTCATTGCGCTCGGCGGCGACGGCACCGTCAACGAGGTGGTCAACGGGCTGCTCGCGGACCAGCCCTCCGGCCTCCCCGTCCCCGCGCTCGCCGTCGTCCCGGGCGGCAGCACCAACGTCTTCGTCCGCGCGCTCGGCCTGCCCCGCGACCCGGTGGAGGCGACGAGCGCCCTGCTCCAGCGCGTCCGCGCCGGCCGCCGTCGCGAGGTCAGCCTCGGGCGCGCGGACGGGCGGTGGTTCACCTTCGCCGCCGGCGTGGGCCTCGACGCCGAGGTCGTGCGGCGGGTCGAGCGGCACCGCGAGAGCGGGCGCGCCTCCACGCCCGGGCTCTACATCCGCACGGTCGCGGAGACCGTCTCCCGCGACCGGCTGAGCGGCGGCTCGGTCGTCACCCCGGTGACCGTCGAGGTGCCGGGGCTCGCGCCCGTGCAGCTGCGGATGGCGGTGTTCGGCAACACGCGCCCGTGGACGTTCGTCGGCGAGCTGCCCGTCGACCCGTTCCCGCTGGCGTCGTTCGACGACGACCTCGACCTGTTCGGCATGCGCCGCATCGACCCGTTCACGGTCACCGGCGTGCTCGCCCGCGTGCTCCGTCCCGGACGCGGCGCCGGCGGCCGGTCTGCCGTGTCCTTGCACGGGGTGACGTCGGCCGTCGTCACGGCCGACCGTCCGTTCCCGGTGGAGCTCGACGGCGACGCCGTGGAGCTGCGACAGCGGCTCGTCGTCGAGAGCGTGCCACGCGCACTGACCGTAGTCGCCTGACGCTTCGGGCGGGTCCCGCGAGCACGCAGCGTCGCGGGAGGGTTGCGGAGCCGACGGGCCGGGAAGGCAGCGGACGCAGTGTGATGCAGCCGACACTGCCACCGACGAGGAAACGTCGGTGAAACGCTTGTGGAACCAACCGGGCCGGTGGCAGGCTGCACGGCGGGGATCCTGTCCCCCGGACGGCTCACGCCGTGCCAGGAGCCTAGCGCCCCTGGCGCCGTGGCCCTCCCCGGGGGTTCGGAACGTGGGACGGCAGCGCAGCCGTTGGAGCAGGAGCGGGCCGGGGCACGACGTGCCGCTGGCCCGGACGGCGGCCCAGCCCGGAGCCGCACCTGCGGCACCTTCAGACGCACGCACGAGACGAGGAGTGACGGACATGGACTGGCGCCACGAGGCAGCCTGTCGCGAGGAGGACCCCGAGCTGTTCTTCCCGATCGGGAACACCGGCCCGGCCCTGCTGCAGATCGACGAGGCGAAGGCCGTGTGCCGCCGCTGCTCCGTCACCGACACGTGCCTGCAGTGGGCGCTCGAGTCGGGCCAGGACTCCGGGGTGTGGGGCGGGCTGTCCGAGGACGAGCGCCGCGCGCTCAAGCGCCGCGCCGCCCGCAACCGGGTGCGCACCGCCTAGCAGCAGACAGCGCGGCCCCTCTGCGGCCGCACGGGCGAGAGCCCGGACGACGACCCGGCACCCGCCGGGACGTGGTCCGGGCTCTCGCGCGTCTGGCCCGGACGACGCCGGGATGAGCGCCGGGCTAGTCCGGGACGGCCTCGCCCGTGGGCACGGTCAGCGACACCACGGCGCTCGTGCCGCCGCCCTCGCGCCGCTCGAGCACCAGCTCGCCGCGCAGCTCGGTCTTCACCATGCCGGCGACGATGCGCAGCCCGAGGTTGGCCGAGCGCTCGAGGTCGAAGCCCTCCGGCAGGCCCACGCCGTCGTCGCGCACCTGCACCGTGAGCTCCCGGTCGGCCCGGGCGGCCAGCACCTCGACCAGGCCGCCGCGCACGCCCGCGCCGTGCTCCACGGCGTTCTGCACCAGCTCGGTGAGCACGAGCGCGAGCGGCGTCGCGGTCTCGGCCGGCAGCGTGCCGAAGCGTCCGGAGCGCTGCAGCTGCACCGGCGCCTCGGCGCGGGCGACCTCGACGACGCCGGAGGCGAGCCGCTCGGCGATCTCGTCGAACGACACCAGCCCGTCCACCGAGCGCGACAGCGTCTCGTGCACGACGGCGATGGAGCCGACCCGGCGCACGGCCTCCCCCAGGGCGGCCTGCGCCTCCGGCGCCTGCACGCGCCGCGCCTGCAGGCGCAGGAG from Motilibacter rhizosphaerae includes these protein-coding regions:
- a CDS encoding diacylglycerol/lipid kinase family protein encodes the protein MRALLVANPKATSMTPGTQDVIARALGSDLKVEVVSTRHRGHAAELASEARADGLDLVIALGGDGTVNEVVNGLLADQPSGLPVPALAVVPGGSTNVFVRALGLPRDPVEATSALLQRVRAGRRREVSLGRADGRWFTFAAGVGLDAEVVRRVERHRESGRASTPGLYIRTVAETVSRDRLSGGSVVTPVTVEVPGLAPVQLRMAVFGNTRPWTFVGELPVDPFPLASFDDDLDLFGMRRIDPFTVTGVLARVLRPGRGAGGRSAVSLHGVTSAVVTADRPFPVELDGDAVELRQRLVVESVPRALTVVA
- a CDS encoding WhiB family transcriptional regulator, which translates into the protein MDWRHEAACREEDPELFFPIGNTGPALLQIDEAKAVCRRCSVTDTCLQWALESGQDSGVWGGLSEDERRALKRRAARNRVRTA